A DNA window from Chryseobacterium sp. MEBOG06 contains the following coding sequences:
- a CDS encoding adenosylcobinamide-GDP ribazoletransferase, whose amino-acid sequence MKAVKNELIYFATALMFFTRIPVPFTIPYSSEIMNRSQKYFAWVGLLVGLINAGILYFSSQLFNLEIGIVLMMISSILLTGAFHEDGFTDMCDSFGGGYGKEKILTIMKDSRVGAYGTIGIILLFALKFYSIQALGTVDLFKTLSIVILGHTVSRFISGTMIYTHQYVTDIDASKSKPLANKPLDGMALVMGFISVLIAFAIIPDWRLIFAFALAYLGKIYMGWYFKKHIGGYTGDCLGSVQQVCEVLFYLGTIIAWKFI is encoded by the coding sequence ATGAAAGCAGTAAAGAATGAACTCATCTACTTTGCAACTGCATTGATGTTTTTCACCAGAATTCCGGTTCCGTTTACCATTCCATATTCCAGTGAGATTATGAACAGATCTCAAAAATATTTTGCGTGGGTGGGGCTGCTGGTAGGATTAATCAATGCCGGGATTCTGTACTTTTCCAGCCAGCTTTTTAATCTGGAAATAGGGATTGTTCTCATGATGATCTCAAGTATTTTGTTGACCGGGGCTTTTCATGAAGATGGTTTCACAGATATGTGTGACAGTTTTGGAGGAGGTTATGGTAAAGAGAAAATCCTTACCATCATGAAGGACAGTAGAGTGGGTGCTTATGGAACGATTGGGATAATTTTGCTTTTTGCTTTGAAATTTTACAGTATTCAGGCTTTGGGAACAGTTGATTTGTTTAAAACCTTATCAATTGTCATTTTAGGTCATACCGTAAGCCGTTTTATTTCCGGAACGATGATCTATACCCATCAGTATGTGACAGATATTGACGCCAGTAAATCCAAACCGTTAGCCAATAAACCACTGGATGGAATGGCTTTAGTGATGGGATTTATCAGTGTTTTAATTGCTTTTGCCATAATTCCGGACTGGCGTTTGATTTTTGCTTTTGCGTTGGCATATTTGGGTAAAATCTATATGGGATGGTATTTTAAAAAACATATCGGAGGGTATACAGGCGATTGTCTGGGGTCTGTACAGCAGGTTTGTGAAGTTTTATTTTATTTAGGAACAATTATCGCATGGAAATTCATCTGA
- a CDS encoding RtcB family protein, which translates to MEFNGNHLIELGYRPAKWFKDAITYINENNLDEIQIAAYLEQFKQPDLMPLHETAKDFVINIRAEHESENDNVEKVIRTMKVLMKTPTLTGGALMPDACPTGPEGQIPVGGVVIAKNAIHPGFHSADICCSVMLTDFGKADPKKVLDAAHSVTHFGYGGRPRGEQMPMSQELMDAFRENDFLNDEKLISIARSHMGTQGDGNHFLFVGISKNSGNTMMITHHGSRAPGAALYDKGMKTANRFRQEISPETLRENAWIPYDTEEGKSYWEALQLVRQWTKENHTSIHDAVLNKMETEKENRYWNEHNFVFKDGDLFYHAKGATPLDDKFLPDITGPRLIPLNMAEPVLIVQGKTHERNLGFAPHGAGRNFSRSQHKKSMTHKTTEEIFNEETEGLDIRFYSNEIDISELPSAYKSAKNVRAQIEEYGLCEVLDEVMPYGCIMAGDVQKNAPWKKKKRFRKE; encoded by the coding sequence ATGGAATTTAACGGAAATCATTTAATCGAATTAGGATATAGACCAGCAAAATGGTTTAAAGACGCCATTACCTATATCAATGAAAATAATCTGGATGAAATTCAGATTGCAGCATATCTTGAACAGTTTAAACAACCCGACCTTATGCCGCTTCATGAAACCGCTAAAGATTTTGTGATTAATATCAGAGCTGAGCACGAGAGTGAAAATGATAATGTAGAAAAAGTAATCAGAACGATGAAAGTTCTGATGAAGACACCTACACTGACTGGAGGGGCACTAATGCCGGATGCCTGTCCTACAGGTCCTGAGGGTCAGATTCCTGTGGGAGGTGTTGTGATTGCTAAAAATGCTATTCACCCGGGATTCCATAGTGCTGACATCTGTTGTTCTGTCATGCTGACTGATTTTGGGAAGGCAGATCCAAAAAAAGTGCTGGATGCAGCTCATTCGGTAACTCATTTCGGATATGGAGGAAGACCAAGAGGAGAACAGATGCCAATGTCTCAGGAACTGATGGATGCTTTCAGAGAAAATGATTTCTTAAATGATGAAAAGTTAATCAGCATCGCCCGTTCTCATATGGGAACTCAGGGAGATGGAAATCATTTCTTGTTCGTAGGGATTTCTAAAAATAGCGGAAATACCATGATGATTACCCATCACGGGTCAAGGGCTCCGGGAGCTGCATTGTATGATAAGGGAATGAAGACCGCTAACCGTTTCAGACAGGAAATCTCTCCTGAAACGCTAAGAGAGAATGCATGGATTCCTTATGATACTGAAGAAGGTAAATCTTACTGGGAAGCTCTTCAACTGGTCAGACAATGGACAAAGGAAAACCATACCTCTATTCATGATGCTGTATTGAATAAAATGGAAACAGAAAAGGAAAACAGATATTGGAATGAGCATAACTTCGTTTTCAAAGATGGAGACCTGTTTTATCATGCTAAAGGAGCAACTCCTCTGGATGATAAATTCCTGCCTGATATTACAGGGCCAAGACTGATTCCTTTGAATATGGCAGAGCCGGTATTGATTGTTCAGGGAAAAACCCATGAAAGAAATCTGGGTTTTGCGCCCCATGGAGCCGGAAGAAACTTCAGCAGAAGCCAGCATAAGAAGTCTATGACTCATAAAACAACTGAAGAAATTTTCAATGAGGAAACAGAAGGATTAGATATCCGTTTCTATTCCAATGAAATTGATATTTCTGAATTGCCAAGTGCTTATAAAAGTGCTAAAAATGTAAGAGCACAGATAGAAGAATATGGTCTTTGTGAGGTTCTGGATGAAGTGATGCCTTACGGATGTATTATGGCCGGAGATGTTCAGAAGAATGCACCATGGAAGAAAAAGAAAAGATTCAGAAAAGAATAA
- the cobC gene encoding alpha-ribazole phosphatase family protein produces MEIHLIRHTAVENPENLCYGFSDIPLRKNYQEDFKRILLDDDYDFVISSPSLRCHLLADHFQFEYTTDERIREMNFGNWEMKKWTDIPEEEINPWYQDFVNVKAAGGENLLEMQTRVLSFWNELILKKDTDKVLIVSHAGVIRLILQAVLQFPLEKMFSIQIDYGKKVLLNRHKNLMSIKNINV; encoded by the coding sequence ATGGAAATTCATCTGATCCGCCATACTGCTGTAGAAAATCCCGAAAATCTGTGTTATGGATTTTCGGATATCCCTTTAAGAAAGAATTATCAGGAAGATTTTAAAAGAATATTACTGGATGATGATTATGATTTTGTCATTTCGAGTCCGTCTTTAAGATGTCACCTTTTAGCTGATCATTTTCAATTCGAGTATACAACAGATGAGAGGATTCGTGAAATGAATTTTGGAAATTGGGAGATGAAAAAATGGACCGATATTCCGGAAGAAGAGATCAATCCGTGGTATCAGGATTTCGTCAATGTAAAAGCGGCCGGTGGTGAAAATTTACTCGAAATGCAAACCCGGGTTCTTAGTTTCTGGAATGAATTGATTCTGAAAAAAGATACGGATAAAGTATTGATTGTTAGCCATGCCGGAGTGATTCGTCTGATTCTTCAGGCTGTCCTTCAGTTTCCGTTGGAGAAAATGTTTAGTATTCAGATTGATTATGGAAAAAAAGTACTTCTCAATCGTCATAAAAATCTGATGTCAATTAAAAATATTAATGTCTGA